atctaaacttattttttctgaaataagtcaaaataagatgaacATAACATAACCTAAGTATTGAAATTGAACAAAATATGATTCGACTTAATTTAAACTAAACAAACCCATTCAACAAAATATAAATTGtaagaataaataaattaaattgaacaaaacttcaaaatgaatttgAAAAACGTTGGTTTTATTTACGGGTGGGGTGGGGGATAGGTTTCTGTTTGGCAGTTAGGTAGAATTCAGAAATCTATATATGctgttttatattataaaaagaggtttaaaacttaaaaactctaattatttaaaatacaaaatttagcttaaaatatttattaaaagaGGTTTATTATCTtaagaactctaattatttaaaatacaaaatctagcttaaaataaataaaattacaaaAGTCCTATATAAATATTAATTCTATATAGTTATCAACTACGGAGTATTAAGgcgaaaataaatttttgtttCAATTCTATCTTATAACCACATATAACTAACAATTTGATATATTACTATCTTAATttaaaatgaattttatttctttaattttatcGCTCTGTAAAGATCCACAATTTGACAATAGGTTAAATTCCCAACACCAAAAATTTCCTTTAGAAGAAAAATATTGAATTTAATTATATTCATAGATTAGATAACTTGCCGCACCcaaatttctatcttttatcaTTAATTCATTATCAATTGTTTTTAATTGGAGTTTGAGCATTCCACTACACTTTCTATACTTTTTCTATTTGGATCTACGTATAATATGGTTCTCTAatcttgtttttttcttttaaattcAGCTTATTTTTGGCAATTCCgcttgcatggacccggtccaccattaaggttaccatggaccagggtaattaggtaatttgCAGCGCTGAACCGTTTGAAATCACGTGTTCCAAAATAACAGAATGCGCGAAACCCTAAAATTGAAATCTCTCTCCTCCAGCAGCAGCTTCTCTCTCTTACAgcagcttctctctcctccaacagCTTTTCTCTCTTCGAGCTTCAACAATGGAGGACGATTTAATCGATTTGAATATCGATTTAAATCGCGCAATAGAAGAAAAATTGTATAATTATGACGGTAATATTCGAATCCTAATAACTAACTACGAAGAAAATTATAGTAACTTTCATACTCATtgagtaattattattattttagaaaactTTGAGAATCATAGAGAAGTATATGatgttgaagatgaagatgaaggcaCATCTCAGCAAGTTATGGTTGCAAATCAATGTATTGAAGAAGGTATGATATAGtatcttttaatatatatatagtaactgttatATTGATATAGTTAACATATTATAATTGCAGTAGTGTAACTAACATAGAAAGAGGAATTATATTTAACgcagagtaactataacatacaaagagaaactatgtttaatgtAGAGTAACTATCTCATATAGACAGGACTTATagtaactgtagagtaactataaactATGGAGactaactatataaaatgaagagtaactatcacatataaagaagaactatatactgtagagtaactatcacatataaacaAGAGTTATATTAAGTGtgagtaactataatatataaacagtaactatataaaataaagagtaactatcacatataatgataactatatttaaaataaagtaactataatttatgaatggtaactatattaattatagagtaacttcacataatgaaataatataaataagaaataactacatttaatttatagtaactataacatataaagaataactgtattaactgtagagtaactataacaatcaatagatcctaagtaagtatgttaaatatagagtaactattacatgtaaagagtaactatatgaactgtagagtaactataacaatcaatagatcttaagtaacaatgttaaatatagagtaactataacatataaaaagtaactatataaaatgcagagtaactatcacatataaagaagaactatatactgtagagtaactataacttATAAAAAGGagttatagtaactataatatataaacATTAACTGTATAACATGAAGAGTAACTATCCCATataatgataactatatttataataaagtaactataatttatgaaaggtaactatattaattatagagtaacttcacataacgaaataatctatataagcaataaactacatttaacttatagtaactataacatataaagagtaactatattaactgtagagtaactataacaatcaatagatcctaAGTAAGTATGTTAAATATAGAATAACTATTACAtgtaaagagtaactatatgaactgtagagtaactataacaatcaatagatcttaagtaacaatgttaaatatagagtaactataacatataaaaagtaactatataaaatgaagagtaactatcacatataaagaagaactatatactgtagagtaactataacatataaaaaggagttatattaactgtgagtaactataatatataaacagtaactgtataaaatgaagagtaactatcccatataatgataactatatttataataaagtaactataatttatgaaaggtaactatattaattatagagtaacttcacataacgaaataatctatataagcaataaactacatttaacttatagtaactataacatataaagaataactatattaactgtagagtaactataacaatcaatagatcctaagtaactatgttaattatatagtaactataaaatataacgagtaactatataaatattaagagtaactatcacatttaatgataactatatttgtatttgtacaggTTCAATAATACATTCAATTGATACAAACCACAACATCTTTGAAAATCCAAATAATGAGCAGGAAGAAAACATTGATAAAGAATTAGATGGCAGTTTAATTGGAGAAGCAAGGAAAACAACAGATGAGATTTATGATCTTTATTGCAAACATGCTGCTATTATTGGTTTTAGTGTACGAAAAGGGAAGAatagatataaagaaggaactACAATTGTTAATGAAAAATACTTCTACTGCTCTGCTGCTGGAATAAGAGACCCTCCTAAAAACAAAGAACTCAAAAAATGAAGATGATCAATCAGAtgcaaagaagaaagaaaggagaaagagggttatgataacaagaacaaaatgtgaagctcaaatatttgcaaagaagaatgaaaatggagattttgaaatagaaaagcaTGTAGTGGTACATAATCACCCATTGACAAGAGAAATAAGTAATTATCTCCACCGATCGGAACGACAAAGGACAGAACCTAAAAAAGAAGCTATTGAGGCAATGTCAGAATTTGGTCTAAGACCAATGGAGTCTTATAGGTATATGTCAACAGAAACTGGCGGAGACGACTGTGTAGGTCATACGATGATTGATCGTCTAAACTACTGCTACAagttaaaaatgaagcaaattgATGGCAAGGATTCACAAACACTAGTGAACAAACTGTATGACATACAATCAATAGATCCCGAGTTCTTTTTCAGAGTAAGACTCAATGCTGAAGGAAAAGTTGAGTGCCTATTTTGGAGGGATTCTATGATGAGAGAAGATTACAAAATATATGGAGATGTTCTAGTTTTTGATACTACATTCAGAACCAATAAGTACAATCTCATATGTGCTCCATTTGTTGGTATCAATAACCATTGGAAAAACACAATGTTTGCTTGTGCTTTCATTGGGGATGAAACCACAGAATCTTTCGTTTGGGTGTTTGAAACTTTTCTGAAGGCTATGGGAGGAAAGCACCCTATATCAATTTTCACTGATCAAGATGCAGCTATTGCTGCTGGAATAGAACAAGTACCTcttcatatattatagttactattttgacaatatagtaactctttataaaatatagttattattttaacaatatagtatctctttataaaatatagttactattttgacaatatagtaactcttaattcaatatagttactattctaaaattatagtaacactttataaagtatagttactattttgacaatatagtaacactttataaagtatagttactattttgaaaatatagaaactcttattaaaatatagttaatattttgacaatatagtaattctttataaagtatagtaactctttataaaatatagttactattttgtggaactatatatattcattattgtttttcaGGTTTTTCCTTCTTCAAGACACAGGTTATGCTTGTGGCACTTGAGTAAAAATGCAAACAGTAGGTTTGGTTTATTGAAGTCTgataaaaacttcaaaaacgCATTCTACAAGTGTTTAAGTGGGTGTATAACACcaaatgattttgaagaaacttgGAAATCTATGATCAACACTTTTAAGCTGGAAAAAGATGACTGGTTCAACAGATTGTATGGTCTTAAAGAAAAATGGTGTACagctttaagtaaagattttttttctgCCGGTATACTTTCTTCACAAAGAAGTGAAAGTACAAACCATGCTGTTGGTTTTAAAGCAAATAAAAGTACAACATTAACAGAGTTCTATAGTATTTTTCAAGCTACAATAAATCGATGGAGAAAAACCGAAGAAAAAGACGACTTTGACTGTACAAGGGGAATACCAACTTCAGAGCTAAGTATGAGTGCTATATTAAAACAGGCAGCAAATGTATACACGATAACACTTtttcgtgattttgaagaaGAGTTCAAGCTTTCTGTGGCAAGTAGTACAATGTTCAAGGGAAGTGTAGGAAGAACAGTGTTTTTTGAAGTGTGGATAGAAGGAATAACAGGTAAAAAAACTATAaatctttatttattatttagagtagATGTTCTTTTGAATAATATTACATTATATGTAAATAATCTAACAGGATCAAGGCAAGAAGTTCAATACAAAATGGAAGATTCAACCGTCACTTGCACATGCAAAAACTTTGAAGAATCTGGATGGTTGTGCTTCCATTGTTTAAGAATATTGCATATACATTCAATCAATACAATTCCAGATCGTTACATAACAACAAGATGGACTAGATATGCAAAGAAACAGATATGGGAAAGGGTTGATACAATAAAAAGGGAGAAAGGTGAAATCAACAATTTTACTGGTTGGAGATTACATATGATCAGAAGGtaattttttcaatatacatTATTAGTTCATTTTCATATATTTACAATTACAGTTGATATTTTACTTAACACTTAAACTCTATACCACAGATACTATAACTTAATTTTGAAAGGGCATAAGATAGCAAAGGCCAGAAAATTTATCGAGGAGAAGTTTAAAATGGATAATAAAGCAGttgatgaaatcataaaaaaggaagaagaaaggaaggcaaaagaagaagcTGCAAAGATAGCAGAACAAGAAAAGGCAAAAGCTGAAGCACAACGAGAAACACAAGACGGGGAATCAACTAATTCTGAAATAACAATTGTGCTTGATCCTGATCGTGCTAATACTAAAGGAAAGAGTAAGAAGAGAATAAAGGGTCAATATGACAATTACAAGCAGCCatcaaagaaaggaaaaaagaaacacaaagaaTTTGGATCCAAGACACCCAATATTCAATTATTTACAcctaaagaacaactattttagtGATGTTCTTGTTTTATTATCATATACAGTTACTTCAACATTTTTAAACAAATTTATTGAGTGTTTATACTATAGTTCTCCTTTACAATACATAGTTACTATACATTcagtatagtaactctttataaacacacaatttttatttatagtaactcgttataaaatagttactattttgacaatatagtatctcttaatacaatatagttactattctgaaaatatagtaactctttataaaatatagttactattttgacaatatagtaactcttaataaaatatagttactattctgataatatagtaactctttataaaatatacttactttttttacaatatagtaactttttataaaatatagttactatttaaaaaatatagtaactcttagaacaatatagttactattctaaaaaaatatagtaacgttttttatgcaatcaaaatgacttatagtaactatatgttactcaaaaataaaataccataaaaaagagagtaattGTATCTTATTAAAGATAACTATATCTgtaagatagtaactatttgaATTTATACACAAAATTATTCACTTTTTATATATACCAACTCTTCACATTTAGTGGTCACCCTTCtttacatatagtaactctatataaaatatagttactattttgataaTATAGTAACTTTCGTTATGCCATCATATGACTTACAAATTTacaagagtaactatatttgaAGAAAGGTaactatttcattcaaatagaaactatatttaaaataagtaaattgaACAATATCACACAAATACTGCAAAAGTTATAATTACTCTCATATATCAAACAATTAAAAATCAttgagagtaactatatcaaacttAGAATTCGACTACATACAAAcacaaaaaattatttgaacagtaactatatcaaacttAGAATTGTACATTCTAAGTAGTAATTCGACTACATACAAacacaaaaaattaaattgttttttcaGCAATAATTATTAACCACGTGAAGCACCTCGTCCACGTGCCTTCCATCTGTCAACAATTTAATCTTGTCCTCAAGCAACCTTATAGGGATTTGAGCATTGACCTCTTCAAAACCGAACTCTTTTCTCCACTTGATCTTCAAATCAAAATCAGGATTAGTGGAATTGCGCCCACGTTTAACCCCTTCAACCTCCAGCTCAGAAAGGGGGAGCATAAACAAATCGTACACATCATAATCAGTGATTTTAAATTGCTTGGAATCACTGATTGTAAACAGAGAACTCACACCATCAAAGCACTTGATGCACCAGTACATCATCTGAG
This genomic stretch from Spinacia oleracea cultivar Varoflay chromosome 3, BTI_SOV_V1, whole genome shotgun sequence harbors:
- the LOC130469094 gene encoding protein FAR1-RELATED SEQUENCE 9-like produces the protein MINTFKLEKDDWFNRLYGLKEKWCTALSKDFFSAGILSSQRSESTNHAVGFKANKSTTLTEFYSIFQATINRWRKTEEKDDFDCTRGIPTSELSMSAILKQAANVYTITLFRDFEEEFKLSVASSTMFKGSVGRTVFFEVWIEGITGSRQEVQYKMEDSTVTCTCKNFEESGWLCFHCLRILHIHSINTIPDRYITTRWTRYAKKQIWERVDTIKREKGEINNFTGWRLHMIRRYYNLILKGHKIAKARKFIEEKFKMDNKAVDEIIKKEEERKAKEEAAKIAEQEKAKAEAQRETQDGESTNSEITIVLDPDRANTKGKSKKRIKGQYDNYKQPSKKGKKKHKEFGSKTPNIQLFTPKEQLF